In the genome of Bacillus thuringiensis, the window TGATGTTTCGATTATGAAGCCTGAAGTGAATTATTTACATGGCTCTAAAGACTTTTCGATGTTTGATGGGCTTGGTCCTGTATTAATTGGTTTCTTTACATTTTTCTTTGTATTTATATTATCAGGTGTATCTTTCGTAAGAGAACGTTTAAGTGGTACGCTTGAAAGGTTATTATCCACCCCAGTAAGAAGGTGGGAAATAGTCGCAGGTTATATTATTGGCTTTGGAATTTTTGCCTTTATACAATCCATTATTATCGTAAGTTTTTCCGTTTATATTTTAGATTTATACGTAGCTGGCTCCATATGGCTAACGCTACTTATTACATGTATGCTCTCTTTAACTGCACTAACATTAGGTACGTTTTTATCGGCATACGCAAATAATGAATTTCAAATGATTCAATTTATACCGCTTGTTATTGTGCCACAAATCTTCTTTTCTGGATTGTTTCCAATGGAATCTATGAATAAGTGGCTACAAATGTTAGGGAAAGCATTTCCACTCACATATGGCGCTGATGCAATGAGACAAGTGATGATTCGGAATCAAGGATTTAGAGAGATTGCATTAGATCTTACTGTATTATTACTTTTTTCAATATTATTTGCAGTAGGAAATGTATTTGCTTTAAAGAAACATCGCAAAATATAATAATGACAAAAAGGAGCTTTATAAATGCAGAAGGATTGGCTGGAGGAATTAATAGCCGCAACTAATACGGATAAACGAAATGAACGTCAAATGCGTATATTAGAGGCGGCTGTTGATATGTTTGGAGAAAAAGGATACGCTTCAACTTCAACAAGTGAAATTGCAAAACGGGCTGGTGTAGCGGAAGGAACAATCTTCCGCTACTATAAGACGAAAAAAGATCTATTACTAGCGGTCGTAATGCCAACTTTAACTAAGTTCGCTGCCCCATTTTTCGTACAAACCTTTGCAAAAGAAATATTTAAATCGGAGTATGAATCGTATGAAGGACTTTTAAGGGTTGTAATTCATAATAGATTTAAATTTGCCCAAAAACACTTCCCTATGATAAAAATATTAATTCAAGAAGTACCATTTCAACCAGAACTGAAAAATGAAATACAGCAATTAGTAGAAACAGAACTGTTTTCACATTTCAAAAAGTTGATTGTGAAATTTCAAGAAGAAGGGGAAATTATTGAGTTACCACCATCTTCCGTACTACGTCTTACTTTATCAGCTGTATTAGGATTACTCTTAACAAGATTTTTATTATTGCCTGAAGAAAAATGGGATGATGAAATGGAAATTGAAAATACGATTCAATTTATATTGTACGGATTAACGCCACGGAGGTAATGAAATGCGACAATTTGCAAAACCAACAATCGTTGTAAGTAAATGTTTAGAATTTGATGCCTGTCGATATAATGGAGAGATGATTCCAGATGTAACAATACGAAATTTGCAGCCGTTTGTTACATTTATACCTGTTTGTCCAGAAGTCGAGATTGGATTGGGGACTCCTCGTGAAACGATACGAATTGTAGAAGAAAATGGTGAGAATAGACTTGTGCAACCGTCGACACGAGAAGATGTAACTGAAAAAATGGAGCAGTTTTCAAATGACTTTTTACAAACGATATCGGATGTGGATGGTTTTATTTTAAAGAATCGTTCACCAAGTTGTGGTACGCGTGATGTGAAAATTTATTCTGGTTTTGAAAAAGCGCCAGCAAAGGGAAAAGGAGCTGGCTTATTTGGCGGAGCAGTAGTAAAAAAATTTTCGCATCTTCCTATTGAAGAGGAAGGCAGATTGTCGAATTTTATTATTAGAGAGCATTTCTTTACAAGGCTATTTACAATCGCATATTACAAAATGATTAAACACAATAAAAATATGAAAGAACTTGTATCGTTTCAGTCGGACAATAAATATTTATTTATGGCATATAATCAAGTGAAACAAAAGGAATTAGGGCGTATAATTGCAAATCACAAAAATGAAAAGATTGAAGTGGTATTTGAAAAATATGAGAAGACTTTATATGAATTATTTATGCGTGCGCCTCGTTATACATCGAATGTAAATGTATGCGAGCACATTTTTGGATATTTTAAAACAAAGTTAAAAAAACAAGAAAAAGATCATTTTATAGAACTGTTACAAAAGTATGCAGAAAAAAAAATACCACTTAGTAGTTTACTTACAATTTTAAAATCATGGGCTATTCGATTTGATGAAAAGTATTTATTAAGACAAACATATTTCGAACCATACCCTGAAGCATTAGTAGAAATTTCTGATTCCGGAAAAGGTAGAGATTATTAAACAATAAATTACATAATTCGACACAAAACCTCCTATGTTGTTGTAGAACAATGTAGGAATTTTTTTGTGCATTAGTACAGAATCTGTTTTAAAATTAAGTTATGACAGAATTGTAGCAATTGTCTAACTAATATTCTTGTCTTTTAAGTTGTTATGTTTGTAGTAGAAACTCGCACGCTGTCGAAACTCAATATTCGATAAGGGGTGTGTAGCGGAATGGAATTTACTCTAACTCGCGAAAAACAAATGATTAAAGAAATGGTACGTGACTTTGCTGAAAAGGAAATTGCACCGAAAGCTGTATATTATGACAAAACTGCAGAGTTTCCATATGAAACATTTCAAAAAATGGGCGAACTAGGATTACTAGGTATCCCATTCCCAGAAGAGTATGGAGGTTCAGGCGGCGATACGGTATCGTACGCATTAGCAGTTGAAGAAATTGGTCGCGCTTGTGGTGGCACTGGTTTAAGCTATGCTGCAACAATTTCATTAGGTGCTTCTCCAATTTATTATTTCGGTACAGAAGAACAAAAACAAAAGTATTTAGTTCCAATGGCGTCAGGTAAAACATTAGGTGCCTTCGGATTAACGGAGCCAAATGCTGGATCTGATGCAGGTGGTACTCAAACGAAAGCGGTATTAGATGGCGATGAGTATGTAATCAGTGGTGAGAAGTGTTGGATTACAAACGCAGAGTATGCAAATACAATTATTGTAACCGCTGTCAATGGCGTTGAAGAGAATGGTAGAAAACGTATTTCTGCATTTATCGTGCCTACTACGAGTGAAGGATTAACGATTTCAAGTCCATACGATAAGATGGGTGTTCGTGCTTCTAATACTTGTGAAATCGTACTTGATGGTGTTCGTGTACCGAAAGAAAATATTCTTGGTGATGTAAATAAAGGTTTTAAACAATTTTTATATACACTTGATGGAGGGCGTATTTCAATCGCAGCATTGGCAGTTGGTATTGCGCAATCAGCCTTTGAACGTGCATTGCAATATGCGAAAGAACGTCAACAATTTGGAAAGTCAATTTCTAATTTCCAAGCGATTCAATTTAAATTAGCTGATATGGCGACTGAAGTAGAGCTAGCACGCAATTTAGTACATAAAGCAGCTTGGTTAAAAGATAACGATAAACCTTTTGGCAAAGAAGCGGCAATGGCAAAACTATTTGCATCGGAAGCAGCAAGCCGTATTGCGAATCAAGCAGTACAGATTCATGGTGGATATGGTTATATGCGTGAATATGAAGTTGAACGACATATTCGTGATGCGAAACTATTAGAAATAGGTGAAGGAACTTCTGAAATTCAACGTCTCGTAATTGCTAGACATTTAGGATGTAGATAAAAGGGAGGAATCACTATGTTTCAAAAAATATTAATTGCGAATCGCGGGGAAATCGCTGTTCGTATTATGAAAACTTGTCAAAAACTTGGTATTCGCACTGTTGCTATTTATTCTGAAGCAGATGAAAATGCCCTTCATGTGAAAATGGCAAATGAAGCTTACTTAGTAGGTGGACCGCGTGTTCAAGAAAGTTATTTAAACCTTGAAAAAATTATTGAAATAGCTAAGAAGACAAATGCAGAAGCGATTCATCCGGGTTATGGTTTATTATCAGAGAATCCGTCTTTTCCGGTTCGCTGCAAAGAAGAAGGAATCGTATTTATCGGTCCTTCAGAAGAAATCATTACGAAGATGGGAAGTAAAATCGAATCACGTATCGCAATGCAAGCAGCAGATGTCCCAGTAGTCCCAGGTATTACTACAAATATTGAAACTGCAGAAGAAGCAATTGAAATTGCAAAACAAATTGGTTATCCATTAATGCTTAAGGCATCCGCAGGCGGCGGAGGCATTGGTATGCAGTTGATGGAAACTGAGCAAACGCTCACCAAAGCGTTTGAAAGTAATAAAACAAGAGCGCAAAACTTCTTCGGTAACGGAGAAATGTATTTAGAGCGATATATAGCAGACGCGCATCATATTGAAATTCAGCTTTTAGCAGATACACATGGTAACACAGTGTATTTATGGGAGCGTGAATGTTCGGTACAGCGCCGAAATCAAAAAGTAATCGAAGAAGCACCTTCACCATTTTTAGATGAAGGTACACGAAAGGCGATGGGAGAAGTTGCTGTACAAGCTGCCAAAGCACTTGGCTATACAAATGCAGGTACAGTTGAGTTTCTTGTAGATGATCAGAAGAATTTCTATTTCTTAGAGATGAATACGAGATTACAAGTAGAACATCCAGTTACAGAAGAAATTACTGGTTTAGACCTTGTCGAACAACAACTGCTGATTGCAAGTGGTGAGAAACTATCATTTACACAGGATGATGTAAAACGTAGTGGTCATGCCATTGAAGCTCGTATTTATGCAGAGGATCCGAAAACATTCTTCCCGTCACCTGGAAAAATTACAGATTTAACATTACCGTCAAATGTACGGATCGATCACTTCTTAGAAAATCATGTAACGATTACACCTTTCTATGATCCAATGATTGCGAAAGTCATTGCACATGGCGAAACTCGTGAAGAAGCAATTTCGAAATTACATGATGCTCTAGAAGAATTAAAAGTAGAAGGTATTAAAACGAACACACCAATGCTACTGCAAGTTTTGGAAGACGAAGTGTTCAAAGAGGGTATTTATACAACGGGTTTTGTAACGAAACAACTCGTTAAAAAATAAGATTTAACAATATTAAGGGGGAAAAAATGATGACGAAAGTATATGCATCGATGGCAGGAAACGTTTGGAAGATTGTTGTAGGAGTAGGAGATACAGTAGAGGAAGAACAGGATGTCGTCATTTTGGAATCTATGAAAATGGAAATTCCAATCATTTCAGAAGAAGCTGGCACAGTTATGAAAATTAATGTGCAAGAAGGCGATTTTGTAAATGAAGGAGATGTATTATTAGAAATTGAATAGGGAGATATAGGGGGAAGCGAATTGAAACTACCTAATTTTGCTGTCATTAAAGAAGTCGGGCCACGTGATGGCTTACAAAATGAAAAAAAGATTGTTGGCACAAAAGATAAAGTAAAATGGATTCAACTACTTACAGAAGCAGGATTGTCGTATGTTGAAGTTTCCTCATTCGTTCACCCAAAATGGGTCCCTGCATTAGCAGATGCAAATGATGTATTTTCTGAGCTGAAAAGGGATCCAAATGTTACATATGCTGCGCTTGTTCCGAATCAAAATGGTTTGGAACGAGCTTTTTTGCAAAATGTAGATGAGGTGAATGTTTTTTTATCAGCAAGTGAATCTCATAATAAAAGTAATATTAATAAATCGATTAAAGAAGCATTAGTTGTAATTGAAGATATAACAAAACAGGCATTATTCGAAGGGAAAAAGGTAAGAGGCTATGTTTCTACTGTATTTGGATGTCCTTATGAAGGGGATATAAGTCACGCAGCAGTTGACGAATTATGTAATCAACTATTTTCATACGGCATTTATGAAGTTTCTCTTGGGGATACAATCGGTGTAGCGAATCCATTACAAGTAGAACAAGTATTAGAACATCTATTAAAGAAGTATGATGCTTCGCAGTTTGCAATGCATTTTCATAATACGTATGGAATGGCTCTAGCGAATGTAGTTAAATCATTAGAATACGGTATTACAACGTTTGATAGTTCTTGTGGTGGACTCGGGGGCTGCCCTTATGCACCAGGAGCATCAGGTAATGTTGCTACTGATGACCTAGTACATATGCTCCATAAATTAGGAGTCCAAACGAATATAGACGAAGAAAAGTTATTGAGAGCTAGTCAATTTATTCAAAGTAAGTTAAATATCCAATTACCGAGTCATGTGTATAGAGCGCTTCAACATAAAACGATAAGTAGGTGAGAAGATGCTACAATTACAAAACATTTCAGTTGATTATGTAACACCTCACGTTGTAAAGATTTCGTTATATCGTGAAAGACAAGCAAACTCATTATCTTTAGCGTTATTAGAAGAGTTACAAAACATATTAACTCAAATAAGTGAAGAGTCCAATACGCGTGTAGTTATTCTAACAGGTGCTGGTGAAAAAGCGTTTTGTGCTGGTGCTGATTTAAAAGAACGTGCTGGTATGAATGAAGAACAAGTTCGCCATGCTGTTAGTATGATTCGCACTACTATGGAAATGGTTGAACAATTACCACAGCCAGTTATCGCGGCTATAAATGGAATCGCCCTTGGTGGTGGTACAGAATTAAGTTTAGCTTGTGATTTTAGAATTGCGACTGAATCTGCAAGTCTTGGTCTTACTGAAACGACACTTGCAATTATACCAGGAGCAGGTGGTACGCAGCGTTTGCCAAGATTAATTGGTGTTGGTAGAGCGAAAGAATTAATTTATACAGGAAGACGTATTTCAGCGCAAGAAGCAAAAGAATATGGTCTAGTAGAATTTGTTGTACCAGCTAATTTACTTGAAGAGAAAGCGATTGAAATAGCAGAAAGAATTGCTAGTAATGGACCTATTGCTGTTCGATTAGCAAAAGAAGCGATTTCAAACGGTATTCAAGTTGATTTACATACCGGATTACAAATGGAAAAACAAGCGTATGAAGGTGTAATCCATACGAAAGATAGATTAGAAGGATTACAAGCATTCAAGGAAAAACGCACACCAACGTATAAGGGGGAGTAAATATGTTAGATCAAAAACAACAATCGAATACATTTGAAGAACGAGTTGAAACGATTAAACAAGGCGGCGCACCAAAATATCATGAACAAAATAAAGAAAAAGGAAAATTATTTGTTCGAGATCGTTTAGCGCTTCTATTTGATAATGGCGAATATGTAGAAGATGCATTATTTGCTAACTGTGAACAAACAGGCTTACCTGCGGACGGCGTTGTAACGGCAACGGGTAAAATACATGGTCGTACTGCGTGTGTAATGGCCAATGATTCTACTGTAAAAGCAGGATCATGGGGATCACGCACAGTTGAAAAGATTTTACGTATTCAAGAAACAGCTGAAAAATTACGTGTTCCGTTATTTTATTTAGTCGACTCTGCTGGAGCGCGTATTACAGATCAAGTAGAAATGTTCCCAGGGCGCCGTGGTGCAGGAAGAATCTTCTATAATCAAGTGAAATTATCAGGTAAAGTTCCTCAAGTATGCTTATTATTTGGACCTTCTGCAGCTGGTGGTGCCTATATTCCAGCCTTTTGCGACGTTGTAATGATGGTAGAAGGAAATGCATCTATGTATTTAGGATCTCCTCGTATGGCTGAGATGGTTATCGGTGAGAAAGTAACTTTAGAAGAGATGGGCGGAGCTCGTATGCATTGCTCTGTATCAGGATGCGGAGATGTTTTATGTAAGACAGAAGAAGATGCGATTACACAAGCAAGACAATACATTTCATATTTTCCAAATAACTACTTAGAAAAGACTCCATTGGTTACACCTCAAGAACCGAAACAATTCGATAAAACGTTAGAACAAATCATTCCAGAAAATCAAAATGCTCCTTTCAATATGAAAGATCTCATTAATAGAGTTATTGATGAAGGTTCATTCTATGAAGTAAAAAAATTATTTGCTCAAGAGCTAATTACAGGCTTAGCACGTATTGATGGTAAGCCAGTTGGTATTATTGCAAATCAGCCGCGTATGAAGGGCGGCGTATTATTCCATGATTCAGCTGATAAAGCTGCTAAGTTTATTAATTTATGCGACGCATATCATATTCCATTATTATTCCTTGCGGATGTACCAGGATTTATGATCGGTACAAAAGTAGAGCGTGCTGGTATTATTCGCCACGGTGCAAAAATGATTTCTGCAATGAGTGAAGCAACTGTACCGAAGATTTCTATCGTTGTTCGTAAAGCATATGGTGCTGGTTTATATGCGATGGCAGGTCCAGCATTTGAACCAGATTGCTGCCTGGCATTACCGACAGCCTCTATTGCGGTAATGGGTCCAGAAGCTGCGGTCAATGCTGTATATGCAAATAAAATTGCAGCTTTACCAGAAGAAGAGCGTGCTAGCTTCATTGCTGAAAAACGTGAAGAGTATAAGAAAGATATTGATATTTATCATTTAGCATCAGAGATGGTGATTGATGGTATTGTTCATCCAAACAATTTACGTGAAGAGTTAAAAGGACGTTTCGAAATGTATATGAGTAAATATCAAGTATTCACGGATCGTAAACATCCTGTATATCCAGTTTAAAAGCCCTATTTAGGGCTTTCTTGCTCAAAAAGTTAAGGAGGGGAAAATATTGAAACAAGCAGTTTGGTTTCCAACAGAAGAGTACAAGGAAAAAACACGTTTATATGGTTGGATGAAATCATTGGGATATGAAGATTATGAAACTTTTTATAATAAATCTATTGAGGAAACAGCTTGGTTTTGGGGAGAGGCAGAAAAAGCAGTTGACTATCAATGGATGAAACCTTATACAGAAGTGTTAGATTTAGAAAATGGTACACCGTTTGCACAGTGGTATAATGGCGGAACATGTAACGTTGTAGAATCAGCTTTATCCCGCTGGCTTGCGGATGAAGAGACGAGAATACAGCCAGCACTTCAGTACGAAGGGGAAAATGGAACTTCAAAATCAT includes:
- a CDS encoding acyl-CoA dehydrogenase, with protein sequence MEFTLTREKQMIKEMVRDFAEKEIAPKAVYYDKTAEFPYETFQKMGELGLLGIPFPEEYGGSGGDTVSYALAVEEIGRACGGTGLSYAATISLGASPIYYFGTEEQKQKYLVPMASGKTLGAFGLTEPNAGSDAGGTQTKAVLDGDEYVISGEKCWITNAEYANTIIVTAVNGVEENGRKRISAFIVPTTSEGLTISSPYDKMGVRASNTCEIVLDGVRVPKENILGDVNKGFKQFLYTLDGGRISIAALAVGIAQSAFERALQYAKERQQFGKSISNFQAIQFKLADMATEVELARNLVHKAAWLKDNDKPFGKEAAMAKLFASEAASRIANQAVQIHGGYGYMREYEVERHIRDAKLLEIGEGTSEIQRLVIARHLGCR
- a CDS encoding enoyl-CoA hydratase, which translates into the protein MLQLQNISVDYVTPHVVKISLYRERQANSLSLALLEELQNILTQISEESNTRVVILTGAGEKAFCAGADLKERAGMNEEQVRHAVSMIRTTMEMVEQLPQPVIAAINGIALGGGTELSLACDFRIATESASLGLTETTLAIIPGAGGTQRLPRLIGVGRAKELIYTGRRISAQEAKEYGLVEFVVPANLLEEKAIEIAERIASNGPIAVRLAKEAISNGIQVDLHTGLQMEKQAYEGVIHTKDRLEGLQAFKEKRTPTYKGE
- a CDS encoding acetyl-CoA carboxylase biotin carboxyl carrier protein subunit, encoding MMTKVYASMAGNVWKIVVGVGDTVEEEQDVVILESMKMEIPIISEEAGTVMKINVQEGDFVNEGDVLLEIE
- a CDS encoding acetyl-CoA carboxylase biotin carboxylase subunit; this translates as MFQKILIANRGEIAVRIMKTCQKLGIRTVAIYSEADENALHVKMANEAYLVGGPRVQESYLNLEKIIEIAKKTNAEAIHPGYGLLSENPSFPVRCKEEGIVFIGPSEEIITKMGSKIESRIAMQAADVPVVPGITTNIETAEEAIEIAKQIGYPLMLKASAGGGGIGMQLMETEQTLTKAFESNKTRAQNFFGNGEMYLERYIADAHHIEIQLLADTHGNTVYLWERECSVQRRNQKVIEEAPSPFLDEGTRKAMGEVAVQAAKALGYTNAGTVEFLVDDQKNFYFLEMNTRLQVEHPVTEEITGLDLVEQQLLIASGEKLSFTQDDVKRSGHAIEARIYAEDPKTFFPSPGKITDLTLPSNVRIDHFLENHVTITPFYDPMIAKVIAHGETREEAISKLHDALEELKVEGIKTNTPMLLQVLEDEVFKEGIYTTGFVTKQLVKK
- a CDS encoding ABC transporter permease, with product MRVTGVIIRIIRQFFRDKRSLAMMFGAPMLLLWLLSLVFTQKDYIPQIAVVDMPDQIVKVMKDQEASIYEHSKEKAISELEKQKVDAVLRIENGKMKLLLEGSDSSKNRAVLQVLQKSTEKNDVSIMKPEVNYLHGSKDFSMFDGLGPVLIGFFTFFFVFILSGVSFVRERLSGTLERLLSTPVRRWEIVAGYIIGFGIFAFIQSIIIVSFSVYILDLYVAGSIWLTLLITCMLSLTALTLGTFLSAYANNEFQMIQFIPLVIVPQIFFSGLFPMESMNKWLQMLGKAFPLTYGADAMRQVMIRNQGFREIALDLTVLLLFSILFAVGNVFALKKHRKI
- a CDS encoding TetR/AcrR family transcriptional regulator → MQKDWLEELIAATNTDKRNERQMRILEAAVDMFGEKGYASTSTSEIAKRAGVAEGTIFRYYKTKKDLLLAVVMPTLTKFAAPFFVQTFAKEIFKSEYESYEGLLRVVIHNRFKFAQKHFPMIKILIQEVPFQPELKNEIQQLVETELFSHFKKLIVKFQEEGEIIELPPSSVLRLTLSAVLGLLLTRFLLLPEEKWDDEMEIENTIQFILYGLTPRR
- a CDS encoding YbgA family protein, producing MRQFAKPTIVVSKCLEFDACRYNGEMIPDVTIRNLQPFVTFIPVCPEVEIGLGTPRETIRIVEENGENRLVQPSTREDVTEKMEQFSNDFLQTISDVDGFILKNRSPSCGTRDVKIYSGFEKAPAKGKGAGLFGGAVVKKFSHLPIEEEGRLSNFIIREHFFTRLFTIAYYKMIKHNKNMKELVSFQSDNKYLFMAYNQVKQKELGRIIANHKNEKIEVVFEKYEKTLYELFMRAPRYTSNVNVCEHIFGYFKTKLKKQEKDHFIELLQKYAEKKIPLSSLLTILKSWAIRFDEKYLLRQTYFEPYPEALVEISDSGKGRDY
- the mvaB gene encoding hydroxymethylglutaryl-CoA lyase, which produces MKLPNFAVIKEVGPRDGLQNEKKIVGTKDKVKWIQLLTEAGLSYVEVSSFVHPKWVPALADANDVFSELKRDPNVTYAALVPNQNGLERAFLQNVDEVNVFLSASESHNKSNINKSIKEALVVIEDITKQALFEGKKVRGYVSTVFGCPYEGDISHAAVDELCNQLFSYGIYEVSLGDTIGVANPLQVEQVLEHLLKKYDASQFAMHFHNTYGMALANVVKSLEYGITTFDSSCGGLGGCPYAPGASGNVATDDLVHMLHKLGVQTNIDEEKLLRASQFIQSKLNIQLPSHVYRALQHKTISR
- a CDS encoding acyl-CoA carboxylase subunit beta, giving the protein MLDQKQQSNTFEERVETIKQGGAPKYHEQNKEKGKLFVRDRLALLFDNGEYVEDALFANCEQTGLPADGVVTATGKIHGRTACVMANDSTVKAGSWGSRTVEKILRIQETAEKLRVPLFYLVDSAGARITDQVEMFPGRRGAGRIFYNQVKLSGKVPQVCLLFGPSAAGGAYIPAFCDVVMMVEGNASMYLGSPRMAEMVIGEKVTLEEMGGARMHCSVSGCGDVLCKTEEDAITQARQYISYFPNNYLEKTPLVTPQEPKQFDKTLEQIIPENQNAPFNMKDLINRVIDEGSFYEVKKLFAQELITGLARIDGKPVGIIANQPRMKGGVLFHDSADKAAKFINLCDAYHIPLLFLADVPGFMIGTKVERAGIIRHGAKMISAMSEATVPKISIVVRKAYGAGLYAMAGPAFEPDCCLALPTASIAVMGPEAAVNAVYANKIAALPEEERASFIAEKREEYKKDIDIYHLASEMVIDGIVHPNNLREELKGRFEMYMSKYQVFTDRKHPVYPV